CGCGCCGCCGAAGTCGCCCGCGTCCAGGGCCCGTACGGCGGCTTCGAGCAGGTGGTCGTAGGGGCCGGCCGGGATCTGCGGGGCCACCTCGACGGGGGCGCCGGACTCGGCGTCCGGGTCCACCACCAGGCCGGTGAGCCCGAAGCGCTGCTCGGCGACCTGCACGAGCTGGTCAAGGGTGGCGCGGATCTGCTGCTCGGGGGCGGCGCCCTGGAAGAGGGGCAGGGCCTGCCCGGCCACCACCGCGAACACCGCCGGGATCCCCTGGATCCCGAACTGCTGCATCAACATCTGGTTGGCGTCGACATCGATCTTCGCGAGGACGAACTTGCCGTTGTACTCGACGGCGAGGCGCTCCAGCACCGGGCTGAGCTGCTTGCAGGGCTGGCACCACTCGGCCCAGAAGTCGATGACGACGGGGACTTCGGTGGACCGCTGCAGAACCTCGCTCTCGAACCCGGCCTCATCGACGTCGATGACCAGGTCCGCCGGGGAGACCGCTCCTCCCCCGCCCTGCCGGGCCGCTTCGGCGCGCGCCTGCTCCGCCTTCGCCTTGGCCTCCTGGGCCGCCTTCACCGCGGCGAGGTCGACGACTCCGCTCATGGACATGTTCCGTGGCTGCATGAGTACATCCTCCCCCTTCCGAGCACGCAGGTGAAAAAGCGTCCTGAAAGCCGGTCGTCCACCCCGGTCTTTCGCTACGACTCGTAGCGTAACCGGGTCGGCGCCTCTCCTGTACCCCTCAGTACCCACTCCCCGGTGATCTGTCTCACGACGGCGGGGAGGACTTCGACAACGGCCGGATATGGTCGGCGGATGCAGAGCCGCACCCCCGCCTCCCGCGCCACGGGCGGCCGTCCGCGCAGCGCCGCCGCGGACGCCGCGATCCTGGCCGCGACCCGGGAGGCACTGGTCGAGCTGGGGTGGTCGAAGCTGACCCTGGGCGACGTGGCCACCCGGGCCGGTGTCGCGAAGACGACCCTCTACCGCCGCTGGGCGGGGAAGAACGAGCTGGTCGTGGACGCGGTGGCTGAACTCTTCGACGAGCTCCGCCTCCCCGACCGGGGCAGTCTGGCGGCGGACATCGAGGGGGTGGTGCTCCAGTTCGCGGCGATCCTGGCCCGTCCGGAGGCCAAGAGCGGTCTCATGGCCGTCGTCGCCGAGGCGACCCGCGACGACGCCCTGCGCGAACGCATCCGAGCGTCCATCGTCGACCGCCAGAAACGGCTGGTCCTGGAGGGCCGCGCCCGGGCCCAGACCCGCGGCGAACTCCCTCCGGAACCGGAGCCCGTCACCGGCACCGCCGGCGCCACCGTCGACCTCATCTTCGACGTCGTCGCGGGTGCGGTGGTCCACCGCACCCTGGTCAGCGCGGAACCGGCGGACGAGGCCTGGGCCCGGGCCTTCACGGCCCTGTTGCTCCGGGGGTTGAGCGGAAGCGCGGTGGCCGGAACGGGCGAAGCCCCTCCGCCCACGGGCGCGGAGAACCGCGCGACCGGCCCCCACGCATCCGCACCCGACGACGCGCCCCCGAGGTAATGGCCTCCTAGGGGGTGTTTCGAAAGTCCCGCACAGCACCCACGGCGCCCGGCACGCTCCCCCACTCTCGGCTCCGCTCGAGCGGGAGGGACCCCCACCGCCGCACCGGCCGAAACCCCAAGTACGTCCAGTACGAGGGCTTTCGTCCGGCACGCCGAGAGCACGCACCGGACACCGCGGGCACCGCACAGGACTTTCGAAACACCCCCTAGAACCCCGGCGGCTCCGTGTACACCCCCCACTCCTCGCGCAGCACCCCGCAGATCTCCCCCAACGTCGCCTCGGCCCGCACCGCGTCCAGCATCGGCCCGATCATGTTCACCCCACCCCGCGCCGCCGCGAGCATCGCGTCGAGCGCGGACCGCACCGCCGCCTCGTCCCGCGCCGTCTTCCGCCCCGCGAGCACCCGTACCTGCTCCCGCTCCACCTCATGGCTGACCCGCAGGATCTCCAGGTCCCCGGTCACGGACCCATGGTGGACATTGACCCCGACGACCCGCTTCTCCCCCTTCTCCAGCGCCTGTTGGTACCGGAAGGCGGACTCCGCGATCTCGCCGGTGAACCATCCGTCCTCGATCCCCCGCAGAATCCCGGACGTGATCGGCCCGATCGGATGCGTACCGTCCGGATGCGCCCGCAGCCCCCGCTCCTTGATCTGGTCGAAGATCTTCTCCGCGTCCGCCTCGATACGATCCGTCAGCTGCTCGACGTACCACGAACCACCCAGCGGATCGGCCACGTTGGCGACCCCGGTCTCCTCCATGAGCACCTGCTGCGTCCGCAGCGCGATCTCCGCGGCCTGCTCGGAGGGCAGCGCCAACGTCTCGTCCAGCGCGTTGGTGTGCAGCGAGTTGGTCCCGCCGAGCACCGCCGACAGCGCCTCCACCGCCGTGCGCACCACGTTGTTGTACGGCTGCTGCGCGGTCAGCGAGACCCCGGCGGTCTGGGTGTGGAACCGCAGCCACTGGGCCTTCTCCGTCCGGGCCCCGTAGACGTCCCGCATCCACCGCGCCCAGATCCGGCGCGCCGCGCGGAACTTGGCGATCTCCTCGAAGAAGTCGACGTGCGCGTCGAAGAAGAAGGACAGGCCGGGCGCGAACACGTCGACGTCCAGCCCCCGGCTGAGCCCCAGCTCCACGTACCCGAAGCCGTCCGCGAGCGTGTACGCCAGCTCCTGCGCGGCCGTGGCCCCGGCCTCGCGGATGTGGTAGCCGGAGACGGAGAGCGGCTTGTACGCGGGGATCTCCGCCGCGCAGTGCTCCATGAGGTCACCGATGAGGCGCAGGTGCGGCTCGGGCTGGAAGAGCCACTCCTTCTGCGCGATGTACTCCTTGAAGATGTCGGTCTGGAGGGTGCCGTTGAGCACCCCCGGGTCGACGCCCTGCCGCTCGGCGGCGACGAGGTACATGCAGAAGACGGGGACGGCGGGACCGCTGATCGTCATGGAGGTGGTGACGTCGCCCAGCGGGATGTCCTCGAACAGGACCTCCATGTCGGCGGCGGAGTCGACGGCGACCCCGCAGTGCCCCACCTCACCGAGCGAGCGCGGATCGTCGGAGTCCCGCCCCATCAGTGTCGGCATGTCGAACGCGACGGACAGCCCTCCGCCCCCGTTGGCGAGGATCGTCTTGTAGCGCTCGTTCGTCTGGCGCGCGTTGCCGAATCCCGCGAACTGGCGGATCGTCCAGGTCCGCCCCCGGTAGCCGGTCGGATACAGCCCGCGGGTGAAGGGGTACTCCCCCGGCCAGCCGATCCGCTCGAACCCCTCGTACACGTCCCCCGGCCGGGGTCCGTACACGGGCTCCACCGGATCCCCCGAGAGCGTCGTGAAGTCGGCCTCCCGCTTACGCGCGGAGTCGTAACGGTGCTGCCAGCGGCGGCGGCCCTCTTCGATGGCGTCAGCGTCCATGAGACCAATTTACTAGGACGTCCTAGTAAACGACAGCGACGCAGGCCAGGACGCGCGCGCGGGGCGCCGAGAAGCACCCGTTACGCTCGACGCCATGAAGAAGAGCGTCTTGACCCGCTACCGGGTGATGGCCTACGTCACCGCCGTACTGCTGATCCTGCTGACGGTGGGCGTGATCGGGAAGCGTCTGCTGGGCCTCGACGGCTTCGACGGCTTCGTCACCGTGGTCGGCTTCGCCCACGGCTGGCTGTACGTGCTGTACCTGGTCTTCGCCTTCGACCTCGGCAGCAAGGCGAAGATGCCGCTGGGCCGTCTCGCCTGGGTGCTGCTCGCCGGCACCGTGCCCACGGCCGCCTTCTTCGTGGAACGCAAGGTCAGCCGCGAGGTCGAGCCGCTGATCATCAAGGAGACGGCCCCGAACCCGGCCGCCGCCTGACCGTCTCCGGTCAGCTCTCCTCGAAGTCCCCCGCCGCCACCCGCAGGGGCCTGAGCATCGCGAAGATCTCCGCGCACTCCTCGGCGTCGTAGGCGCCGAGGCCGAAGTCCATGGCCATGAGGTCACGGGTGGCGGCGTCGCATACCTCGCGGCCCTTGTCGGTGATGGAGGCGAGGGTGCCCCGGCCGTCGTTGGGGTTCGGGCGCTTGTCGACCAGGCCGGACCTGACCAGGCGGTCGACGGTGTTCGTCACGGACGTGGGGTGCACCATGAGGCGCTCGCCGATCTTGGACATCGGCAGCTCGCCCTTCTGCGAGAAGGTGAGCAGCACGAGGGCCTCGTAGCGCGCGAACGTCAGCCCGTACGGCTTGACCACCGCGTCGACCTCCGCCAGCAGGATCTGCTGGGCACGCATGATCGACGTGATCGCGGCCATGGAAGGGACGTTTCCCCAGCGCTGCTTCCAGTGCTCGTCGGCGCGCGAGATGGGGTCGAAGGAGAGGCTGAGCGGCTTCGGCACGGCATCGACCTTACCGGCCGGTCATATGCTGGTCAGCCCCGTCTCGCCTTTCGGTCGCCCCACGCTCCCTCGAAACGGCCCCGGCGCCTCAACGGCCAACGGCCTTCCGCAGTTGGTGCCTGACCGCCCGCTGCGCCACGGGCCCGAGGCCGTCGAGTGCGGCGGCGAGCGCCGCGAGCTGCTCCAGCGCCCCCAACGCCTCTCCCGCCCCCTCCGGATCGACCCCCTCGTACAGCTCCAGCCCCACGAACGACGCCGCCACCGCCCGTGCCAGCCCTCCCGCGTCGGCGAACTCCCCGAGTGGCGAGGCCGCGAGCACCCGTCGCAGCACCCCCTCGACCTCCGCGATCCACAGGTCCAGCCCGGCGGCCGTCGCCGGCGCCAGCCGCGGATGGGTCTGCGCCCCCGCGAGGAGCTGCCCCAGCACGGCCACATGTCCCGCCGCGCGCTCCTCCACATGCATCTCCCGCCCGAAGGCCAGCAGTTCGGAGAGCGAGCCGATCGCCGCCATCCGTTCCCGGTGGCGGGCGACCCGCTGCTCCGCCCCGTACCGGCAGGCCGCCGCGAGGAGTTCGTCCACGGACCCGAAGTGGTAGAAGACGAGCGCCTGGTTCACCCCGGCGGTCGCGGCGATCGTACGGGCGGACGTCTTGGCGATCCCCTGCTCGACGAGCGTGCGCAGCGCGCCCTCCAGCAGCTTCGTCCGGGTCGCCGCGCTCACGCGCGCGCCTCCTCACGGACCGGCCGCAACCCGGGCCGGACCCCGCACACCCGGACGTCCTGGTAGGTAGCGGCGAAAGAGCCCTCGTAGCCGAAGAGCGGCCCGAAGTGCCGGTTCACCACCCGCACCCGGATGCGGAAACGTCCCGTCCGCTCGTCGAACCGCTCCCGCACCTCCGCCTCACCGCCGATGAGTTCGGGGACGCGGACGTCGACCGGCCCCTCCCGGAAGCGGTGCTCTCCTGAGCGGATCAGCAGTGACCCGTCGGGCTCCGCACGGAAGTGCGGGTCGCTGGCGAGGTGCTGGTGGGTGCCGAGGTAGTCGAGGACCCGGTCGCCCTCGGGACCCAGCACCATCTGGGCGTCGAACCGGCGGGACCGGCCGGGCAGGTCGAAGGTACGCACGAAAGTCACCGTCTCACGGCCGAAACCGTCGGCGTACGGCACGTTCTCGATGGTGAAGGGCACGTGCCGCCCCTCGCGCGGGACGAGGATGTTCCGGGTGCCTCCGAGGGCGAGGAACGGTTTCACCAGGCCCCGCCCGTGCCAGATGCGGTCCATCACACCCCGGCCCGTGCACGACTGCCCGCTCGCCAGTCCGACCGAGAAGCGGCGCCGCAACTCGGGATGCAGCCGGTCGAAGTCCGCGCCCATGGCCGTACGGAAGATCGAGGCGTGGGCCGGCGAAGTGGCGGGGGACGGGGCGCTCCCCGGAGTCGTGGCGTCCATGCCGCTCATCCCTCCAGGGTCGCGAGCAGCCGGGGCGCACGCGCGCGTGCGGGTGCGGTCCGCACGCAGCGGCGGGCGGACGGGGTGCCGGGCAGGGGCGGTACCAGCAGGGCGGCCAGGACCGCCGACACGGCCAGGACCGGAGTCGCGAACAGCGCGAGCGGCGCCAGGACGCCCGCCGGGTCCCCCAGCGCCCCGTACGCGAGCCCGGCGCAGGCGGCCGCGATCGTGAGCACTCGGACGACCGCCTCGGCGAGCCAGCGCCGCAGGGCCCGTTCGGGAGTGATGTCCCGCTCCAGCCACAGGCGGAGGCGGTCGAAGGACCAGGCGGTGGCCCAGCCCATGAGCGGGCGGAACAGCACCCGGTCGGCGAGGGCGCCCGGGCGGCCCCAGCGGGGCCGGTAGTCGTAGCCCGTGAGGAAGCGGACGCCCTCACCGTCCGGGACGTAGCGCCAGTAGCCGCTGCCCTCGGCGATCAGGGAGAGCGGGTGCGGCGAGGCGAACCGCAGCGCGGAGGTCCGGGTGCCGTCCGGCCGCTCCCTCTCCCCGGCCGAGACCCCGGTCCCGGCGACCGTCACACCGGGGAGCACGCGGGTGGCGTACCGGAAGCGCTGCGGCTCGCCCGCCGCCCGTGGGAGGTGGTCGATCTCCGTGAAGCGGAGGTCCCACCGCTGGTGGAGGGCCGGGTCCTGGGTGCGGGCCCACACCTCCCCCAGGTCCGCCCGTACTCGTGCCTCGATGTAGAGCCCCATCCGTGTTCCCCCGGGCCGGTGAAGTTTTTGAGCGACTGCTCAATGTGGTGGGCACGACCGTACCCCGGTTTGAGCGATCGCTCAAACGGCGGGACATGAGAGAACCCCGATCCGGAGGGATCGGGGTTCCCGGGAGCCGCGACAACGTGCCCGCGGCCGGCCACGACACCTTCGCGCCTGTGCGCCTGCGCGCGCTACGACAGGTGGCGTTCCACCGTCTCCACCTTGGAGGTGAGGCCGTCCGTGACGCCGGGGCGGATGTCGGCCTTGAGGACGAGGGAGACGCGGGGCGCGCGCTCCTCGACGGCGGCGACGGCTCGGCGCACGACGTCCATGACCTCGTCCCAGTCACCCTCTATCGAGGTGAACATGGCGTCGGTCCGGTTCGGCAGACCCGATGCACGGACGACCCGTACGGCCTCGGCGACGTACTCCCCCACGTCCTCGCCGACGCCGAGAGGGGTCACGGAGAAGGCGACGATCACGCGTTCACGACCCCTTCCTTGCGGGCCCGGGTCGCGATCACCGCGTCCTCGGCCTCGCGCCGCAGCTTGCGGTCGGCGAAGAAGCCGCCGGTGGGCAGGACGGAGAGGGCGAAGTAGAGCGCGGCGGTCTTCAGCGACCACTTCGTACGGTTCCAGGCGTCGGCCCAGAAGATCAGGTACAGGATGAAGAGGATGGCGTGGACCCAGCCCATCACGGGCACCGCGTTGAACTCCGTGGTCCGCTTCAGCACCGAGCAGACGAGCAGCAGCAGGAAGGAGACGGCCTCGGGGGCGGAGACGAGGCGCAGGCGGCGGAGGGCGGAGACGGTCTTTATGTCCACGGGTCACCTTCGGTCTTTGTGAACGGAAGCACAAGCTCGGGCCCATTCTGACATCCGGCGTTCCCGGGAGGTCCCCTAGGGTCCTTTCAGGGTCGAGATCCCCCTCTGGGCCCTGTCCTGTCCGGCCATCGGCCGGTTAACGTCACCCCGTGGCAATGTTCCGACTTCAAGGCAGCAAAGTGCTGGCCGTCGACATGACCGGGGACGCCGTGAAGGCGAAGAACGGATCGATGGTCGCCTACGACGGCCAGATGACGTTCAAGAAGCTCAGCGGCGGCGGTGAGGGTCTGCGCGGGATGGTGACGCGCCGCCTCACGGGCGAACAGATGACGTTGATGGAGGTGACCGGGCAAGGGACCTGCTGGTTCGCGGACCGGGCCTCCGAGATCAACCTCGTGAATCTTCAGGGGGACAAGCTGTACGTGGAGTCGAGCAATCTGCTCGCGACGGACTCCGGGCTGCGGACGGGCACGAGCTTCACGGGGCTGCGCGGCGCCTCGCAGGGCAACGGCCTGTTCACCACGACAATCGAGGGCCACGGCCAGGCGGCGATCATGTCCGACGGCCCGGCGGTGGTGCTGCGGGTGAGTCACCAGTACCCGCTGACGGTGGACCCGGGGGCGTACATCGCGCACCAGGGCAACCTCCAGCAGTCCTTCCAGTCCGGTGTGACGTTCCGCACGTTCATGGGCGAGGGCGGCGGCGAGGCCTTCCAGATCCGCTTCGAGGGCGACGGGCTCGTCTACGTCCAGCCCAGCGAGCGCAACACGGTGGCGGGGGACGTCTGACATGGCCTTCCGTGAGATCAACTCGAAGATGATCGAGGCGACCGTGATGCCGGGCCAGCGGCTGTTCAGCCAGCGCGGCGCGATGCTCGCCTACAAGGGCGAGGTCTCGTTCACGCCCAACATGCAGGGCGGGCAGGGCGGTATCGCGTCGATGATCGGCCGCCGGGTGGCGGGGGAGGCGACCCCGCTGATGACCGTCGAGGGCAGCGGCACGGTCCTGTTCGGACACGGCGGTCACCACATCCAGGTGATCAACCTGACCGGCGAGACCCTCTACGTCGAGGCCGACCGGCTGCTGGCCTTCGACGGCACCCTCCAGCAGGGCACGATGTTCATGGGCTCGCAGGGCGGCGTCATGGGCATGGTGCGGGGCCAGGTGACGGGCCAGGGCCTGTTCACCACGACCCTCAAGGGCCACGGCGCCGTCGCCGTCATGGCGCACGGCGGGGTGATCGAGGTCCCGATCACCCCCCAGCGCCCGGTCCATGTCGACCCGCAGGCGTACGTGGCGCACCACGGCGACGTACGCAACAAGCTGTCCACCGCTCTCGGCTGGCGCGACATGGTGGGCCGGGGCTCCGGCGAGGCGTTCCAGCTGGAGCTGAGCGGCAGTGGTGCGGTGTACGTCCAGGCCTCGGAGGAGAAGCTGTGAGCATGTACGGGGCCCCGGTCGCCGGCCCGACCGTCTTCGACCCGATGACGCTGCCGTCGGACGACAACGTCAACAACTACACCTTCTGCGTGGAGCTCAAGGGGAGCCAGTGGTTCCTGCAGAAGGGCAAGATGATCGCCTACTACGGCCAGATGGAGTTCAACGGCATCGGGCACGGCGGACTCGATCGCCTCGTCCGCTCCTCGTTCCATTCGCCTCTGCACGCGAGCGACTGGGTCGTGGCCCAGGGATCCGGCAAGATGCTCCTCGCCGACCGGGCCTTCGACGTCAATTCGTATGACTTGGAGGACGGCAACCTGACCATTCGCTCGGGCAACCTCCTCGCTTTTCAGCCAAGTCTCGCGATGAAGCAGTCGATCGTCCCGGGCTTCCTGACCCTCATCGGCACGGGCAAGTTCGTGGCGGCCTCCAACGGCCCGGTGGTGTTCATGGAACCCCCCATCCGGGTCGACCCGCAGGCCCTGGTCGGGTGGGCCGACTGCCCCTCGCCGTGCCACCACTACGACCACGGCTACATGACAGGTGTCATGGGCGGTCTACGTGCGATGACGGGGATCGGCGGGGCGTCCGGCGAGGAGCACCAGTTCGAGTTCGTCGGGGCGGGCACGGTGTTGCTCCAGTCCTCCGAGACCCTCATGGCCGAGCAGGCCACGGGCATGGTCCCGCACGAGCCGGGCGTACCCGGCGGCGGCGGGGTACCCGGGCATCACGGACAGCCGGCGGGGGCACCGCGCCTTCCCGGACAGCTGGGGGACCTCCAGCGTCGCTTCGGGCTGTGAGCGGTAGTCTGCGGAGTGTGACATCGAACGTGTGCGCGTCGTCATGCCTCAACCCGTAAGACCCGACCTGTCCGCACGAGTGACACACCGAACCCTCACTAGTTCGCCTTTCAACCTTTTAGGTAGACTTCATTCATGGAGACCGAAACGGCCACGCGCTGGCTGACCGATGCGGAGCAGTGCGCCTGGCGCACCCATCTGGACGTCAACAGGCTGCTGACGCACCAGCTCGAAAGGGATCTGCAGCCGTTCGGCCTGACAATGAACGACTACGAGATCCTGGTGAACCTCTCCGAGTCGGAGGGGCGGCGGATGCGGATGAGCGACCTCGCCGCCGCCACGCTCCAGTCCAAGAGCCGCCTCTCGCACCAGATCACCCGGATGGAGAACGCCGACCTGGTGCGCCGGGAGAACTGCGAGTCCGACCGGCGCGGGCTGTTCGCCGTGCTCACGGAGCACGGCATGGAGACGATGCAGCGGGTGGCGCCGCATCATGTCGCCTCCGTGCGGCGGCACTTCATCGATCTCCTGCCGGAGGAGGCGCTGGAGGAGCTGCACAAGTCGCTGGTGCCGATCGCGGAGCACCTCCGAAGCCACCGCGGTAAGCCGTAGCGCTCCGCTCGGGGGCCGGTTCGGCGCCGGGGGACTGCGGATCGAGTGTCGGCTGCGGGTTCCTCGTGGCCGGTCGCGCAGTTCCCCGCGCCTCTCAGGTGCCCGGGGGCCTGAGCGGCACCCTCAGTTCGAAGAGGGCTCCGCCGCCCGGGGCGTCGCCGACCGTCAGGGTGCCTCCATGGCGTACGGCGATGTCCCTGGCGATGGCCAGTCCCAGGCCCGCGCCGCCGTCGTCCCGCGCCCGGGACTCGTCGAGGCGGACGAAGCGTTCGAAGATGCGGTCGCGGTCGGCCGGCGGGACGCCCGCGCCGTCATCCACCACCTGGAGGATCGCCTGGTCCGGCGTGGTGCGCAGCGTGACGGCGACGCGGTCGCGGGCGTGGCGGCCGGCGTTGTCCAGGAGGTTGCCGAGGACGCGGCAGATCTGGTTGCGCGAGCCGCGCACCTCCACCGAGTCCACGCCGTCCAGCGTCACGCCCTCCCGGGACGCCACCTCCTCCCGTACGACCTTCGCCAGGTCGAACCGCGCGTCCGGCGGCGGCCGCTCCCCCGCGTCCAGACGGGCGAGCAGCAGCAGGTCGGCGGCGAGGCTCTGCAGCCGCACGGTGTCCTCGACCGCCCCGTCCAGGTCCAGCAACTCCGGGTGCGCGGCGCCCACTTCCAGCTGGGTGCGCAACGAGGCGATGGGGCTGCGCAGTTCGTGCGAGGCGTCCGCGACGAACGCGCGCTGCCGCTCCACCGAGGCCTCCAGGGCGGCCAGCGTCTCGTTCGTGGTGCGCGCGAGCCGGGCGACCTCGTCGTGCGTGTCCGGCTCGGGGACGCGCCGGGAGAGGTCCTCGGAGGCCGTGATCGCCGCCATCTCCGCACGGATGCCCTCGACGGGGCGCAGCGCCCGCCCGGTGACGACGTACGTCACCCCGCTCACGGTCAGCAGCAGCAGCGGCAGCCCGATGAGCATCGTCGTCAGCGCGGTGCCGACGGCCTCCTCCTCGGTGGAGAGCGGGGCGCCCGCGTAGACGGTGAGCGGCACTCCGGCCGGCGTGACCACGTCGACCCCGGCGAACCGGTAGTCCGCCGTGACCCCTTCGACGGTCGCGGTGCCCTCGCCGTACCAGGTCTCGTCGGCGACATCGCCCGCTTTCAGGCTGCCCTCGTCCTCGGCGTCCTTGTCGCCCTCCGCGCGGTCGTCGGCGTCGTCGTTGGTCTCGGAGTTCAGCCGGTCCGAGTCGATGGCGGTCACGTCCATGCCCTCGACGTCCTCGCCGACCGCGACGGGCTTCTCGTCGCGGTCCAGGACCTCGACCGGGTTCTCGTCGCCGTCGGGCAGCCGCAGTTCGGCGTAGGCGAAGCCGTTGGCCAGCGCCGAGGCCGCGTTGCGGGCCACGGAGTCGGCCTCCGCGTCCGCCTTGTCGGTGAGGGTGAACCGCAGCGACAGCAGGACGGCGGCGCCCGCGGCCACCAGGGCCACGGCGACGACGACGGTCGCGGCGAGGGTCGCGCGGGCCCGTACCGAGCCGAGACGGCGTTTCACGAGCGGCCCTCCAGTCTGTATCCGGCCCCTCGTACGGTCTTGATGAGGGTGGAGCCGAGCTTGCGGCGCAGCGCGCTGACGTAGACCTCGACGATGTTCGGGTCGCCGTCGTAGGCGAAGTCCCAGACGTGCTCCAGGATGTCGGCCTTCGAGACGACCTCACCGGCTCTCAGGACGAGTTGCTCCAGGACGGAGAACTCCTTGGTGGTGAGCGTGATCTCGTCCTCGGCGAGGAACACGCGCCGGGCGGCGGTGTCGACCTTCAGATCGCCGACCTCGTGCACGGGCGAGGCGCCGCCCGAGGGGCCGCGCCGCCGCAGCAGCGCCTTCACCCGGGCCACGAGGACGACGTACGAGAACGGCTTGGTCAGATAGTCGTCGGCGCCCGTGTCGAGCCCCTCGGCCTCGTCGTACT
The DNA window shown above is from Streptomyces akebiae and carries:
- a CDS encoding MarR family winged helix-turn-helix transcriptional regulator, which translates into the protein METETATRWLTDAEQCAWRTHLDVNRLLTHQLERDLQPFGLTMNDYEILVNLSESEGRRMRMSDLAAATLQSKSRLSHQITRMENADLVRRENCESDRRGLFAVLTEHGMETMQRVAPHHVASVRRHFIDLLPEEALEELHKSLVPIAEHLRSHRGKP
- a CDS encoding MTH1187 family thiamine-binding protein, with the translated sequence MIVAFSVTPLGVGEDVGEYVAEAVRVVRASGLPNRTDAMFTSIEGDWDEVMDVVRRAVAAVEERAPRVSLVLKADIRPGVTDGLTSKVETVERHLS
- a CDS encoding DUF4166 domain-containing protein; protein product: MDATTPGSAPSPATSPAHASIFRTAMGADFDRLHPELRRRFSVGLASGQSCTGRGVMDRIWHGRGLVKPFLALGGTRNILVPREGRHVPFTIENVPYADGFGRETVTFVRTFDLPGRSRRFDAQMVLGPEGDRVLDYLGTHQHLASDPHFRAEPDGSLLIRSGEHRFREGPVDVRVPELIGGEAEVRERFDERTGRFRIRVRVVNRHFGPLFGYEGSFAATYQDVRVCGVRPGLRPVREEARA
- a CDS encoding tetratricopeptide repeat protein — translated: MQPRNMSMSGVVDLAAVKAAQEAKAKAEQARAEAARQGGGGAVSPADLVIDVDEAGFESEVLQRSTEVPVVIDFWAEWCQPCKQLSPVLERLAVEYNGKFVLAKIDVDANQMLMQQFGIQGIPAVFAVVAGQALPLFQGAAPEQQIRATLDQLVQVAEQRFGLTGLVVDPDAESGAPVEVAPQIPAGPYDHLLEAAVRALDAGDFGGAVQAYKNVLSDDPGNTEAKLGLAQAELLQRVQGADPQDVRKAAAENPGDAQAQIAAADLDLVGGHVEDAFGRLIDTVRRTAGDDRDAVRLRLLELFEVVGGDDPRVAAARRSLARALF
- a CDS encoding AIM24 family protein encodes the protein MFRLQGSKVLAVDMTGDAVKAKNGSMVAYDGQMTFKKLSGGGEGLRGMVTRRLTGEQMTLMEVTGQGTCWFADRASEINLVNLQGDKLYVESSNLLATDSGLRTGTSFTGLRGASQGNGLFTTTIEGHGQAAIMSDGPAVVLRVSHQYPLTVDPGAYIAHQGNLQQSFQSGVTFRTFMGEGGGEAFQIRFEGDGLVYVQPSERNTVAGDV
- a CDS encoding TetR/AcrR family transcriptional regulator, producing the protein MQSRTPASRATGGRPRSAAADAAILAATREALVELGWSKLTLGDVATRAGVAKTTLYRRWAGKNELVVDAVAELFDELRLPDRGSLAADIEGVVLQFAAILARPEAKSGLMAVVAEATRDDALRERIRASIVDRQKRLVLEGRARAQTRGELPPEPEPVTGTAGATVDLIFDVVAGAVVHRTLVSAEPADEAWARAFTALLLRGLSGSAVAGTGEAPPPTGAENRATGPHASAPDDAPPR
- a CDS encoding MarR family winged helix-turn-helix transcriptional regulator, with product MPKPLSLSFDPISRADEHWKQRWGNVPSMAAITSIMRAQQILLAEVDAVVKPYGLTFARYEALVLLTFSQKGELPMSKIGERLMVHPTSVTNTVDRLVRSGLVDKRPNPNDGRGTLASITDKGREVCDAATRDLMAMDFGLGAYDAEECAEIFAMLRPLRVAAGDFEES
- a CDS encoding TetR/AcrR family transcriptional regulator, which encodes MSAATRTKLLEGALRTLVEQGIAKTSARTIAATAGVNQALVFYHFGSVDELLAAACRYGAEQRVARHRERMAAIGSLSELLAFGREMHVEERAAGHVAVLGQLLAGAQTHPRLAPATAAGLDLWIAEVEGVLRRVLAASPLGEFADAGGLARAVAASFVGLELYEGVDPEGAGEALGALEQLAALAAALDGLGPVAQRAVRHQLRKAVGR
- a CDS encoding DUF3817 domain-containing protein; this encodes MDIKTVSALRRLRLVSAPEAVSFLLLLVCSVLKRTTEFNAVPVMGWVHAILFILYLIFWADAWNRTKWSLKTAALYFALSVLPTGGFFADRKLRREAEDAVIATRARKEGVVNA
- a CDS encoding acyl-CoA mutase large subunit family protein, which translates into the protein MDADAIEEGRRRWQHRYDSARKREADFTTLSGDPVEPVYGPRPGDVYEGFERIGWPGEYPFTRGLYPTGYRGRTWTIRQFAGFGNARQTNERYKTILANGGGGLSVAFDMPTLMGRDSDDPRSLGEVGHCGVAVDSAADMEVLFEDIPLGDVTTSMTISGPAVPVFCMYLVAAERQGVDPGVLNGTLQTDIFKEYIAQKEWLFQPEPHLRLIGDLMEHCAAEIPAYKPLSVSGYHIREAGATAAQELAYTLADGFGYVELGLSRGLDVDVFAPGLSFFFDAHVDFFEEIAKFRAARRIWARWMRDVYGARTEKAQWLRFHTQTAGVSLTAQQPYNNVVRTAVEALSAVLGGTNSLHTNALDETLALPSEQAAEIALRTQQVLMEETGVANVADPLGGSWYVEQLTDRIEADAEKIFDQIKERGLRAHPDGTHPIGPITSGILRGIEDGWFTGEIAESAFRYQQALEKGEKRVVGVNVHHGSVTGDLEILRVSHEVEREQVRVLAGRKTARDEAAVRSALDAMLAAARGGVNMIGPMLDAVRAEATLGEICGVLREEWGVYTEPPGF
- a CDS encoding AIM24 family protein → MAFREINSKMIEATVMPGQRLFSQRGAMLAYKGEVSFTPNMQGGQGGIASMIGRRVAGEATPLMTVEGSGTVLFGHGGHHIQVINLTGETLYVEADRLLAFDGTLQQGTMFMGSQGGVMGMVRGQVTGQGLFTTTLKGHGAVAVMAHGGVIEVPITPQRPVHVDPQAYVAHHGDVRNKLSTALGWRDMVGRGSGEAFQLELSGSGAVYVQASEEKL
- a CDS encoding AIM24 family protein gives rise to the protein MYGAPVAGPTVFDPMTLPSDDNVNNYTFCVELKGSQWFLQKGKMIAYYGQMEFNGIGHGGLDRLVRSSFHSPLHASDWVVAQGSGKMLLADRAFDVNSYDLEDGNLTIRSGNLLAFQPSLAMKQSIVPGFLTLIGTGKFVAASNGPVVFMEPPIRVDPQALVGWADCPSPCHHYDHGYMTGVMGGLRAMTGIGGASGEEHQFEFVGAGTVLLQSSETLMAEQATGMVPHEPGVPGGGGVPGHHGQPAGAPRLPGQLGDLQRRFGL
- a CDS encoding DUF3817 domain-containing protein, with protein sequence MKKSVLTRYRVMAYVTAVLLILLTVGVIGKRLLGLDGFDGFVTVVGFAHGWLYVLYLVFAFDLGSKAKMPLGRLAWVLLAGTVPTAAFFVERKVSREVEPLIIKETAPNPAAA